One Dioscorea cayenensis subsp. rotundata cultivar TDr96_F1 chromosome 17, TDr96_F1_v2_PseudoChromosome.rev07_lg8_w22 25.fasta, whole genome shotgun sequence DNA window includes the following coding sequences:
- the LOC120280528 gene encoding DNA mismatch repair protein MSH2 — MEAEESKRLPELKLDAKQAQGFISFFKTLPRDSRAVRFFDRRDYYTAHGENALFISKTYYHTTTALRQLGSGPDALSSVSVNKNMFETIARDLLLERTDHTLEAYEGSGSNWRLCKSGTPGNIGSFEDILFANNDMQDTPVTVALFPIFRENQCTVGMSFVDMTKRKLGMAEFLDDSQFTNVESLLVALGCKECLLPMESGKASELKNLHEALSRCGVLLTERKKSEFKSRDLVQDLSRIIRGSIEPVRDLLSDFEFALGALGALLSYAELLADDSNYGNYSIQKYNLDSYMRLDSAAMRALNVVENKTDLNKNFSLFGLMNRTCTAGMGKRLLNRWLKQPLLDVNEINCRLDLVQAFVEDAELRQGLRQHLKRISDVERLTHNLRKKTANLQPVIKLYQSCIRVPYIKGVLEQYEGQFSDLIQKKYLAPFEYLMGDDQLNKFIALVEVSVDLDQLENGEYMISPGYDPNLAELKNQLSAVEKQIHNLHKQTANDLDLSLDKALKLEKGTQFGHAFRITKKEEQKVRKKLNANFIILETRKDGVKFTNSKLKKLGDQYQKLLSEYTSYQKGLVARVVDTSATFSELFETLAGILSELDVLLSFADLAISCPIAYVRPDVTPSDRGDIILEGSRHPCVEAQDGVNFIPNDCTLVRGKSWFQIITGPNMGGKSTFIRQVGVIALMAQVGCFVPCDKACISVRDCIFTRVGAGDCQLRGVSTFMQEMLETASILNGASEKSLIIIDELGRGTSTYDGFGLAWAICEHLVEVTRAPTLFATHFHELTALAHGDTLGVANYHVAAHIDPSSHNLTMLYKVEPGACDQSFGIHVAEFANFPESVVALARNKAAELEDFSCTTTDEIGSKRRRTCSPEEMEKGAARAHRFLQDFTALPLDQLDEKQVRQCVSKLTSDLEKDAAEFPWLQQFF, encoded by the exons ATGGAAGCAGAGGAGTCCAAGAGGCTGCCGGAGCTCAAATTAG ATGCGAAGCAGGCTCAAGGGttcatttctttcttcaaaACCCTTCCTCGT GACTCGAGGGCTGTGCGGTTCTTTGATCGTCGG GATTATTATACTGCTCATGGCGAGAATGCGCTTTTCATCTCGAAGACATATTACCATACAACTACTGCTTTGCGACAACTGGGTAGTGGACCTGATGCTCTTTCCAGTGTGAGTGTGAACAAGAATATGTTTGAAACTATAGCCCGTGATCTTTTGTTGGAGAGGACTGATCATACTTTGGAGGCCTATGAGGGTAGTGGGTCAAATTGGAGATTGTGTAAATCTGGCACTCCGGGTAACATTGGTAGCTTTGAAGATATATTATTTGCCAATAATGATATGCAGGATACCCCAGTCACCGTTGCACTGTTTCCTATTTTCCGTGAAAATCAGTGCACTGTGGGTATGAGTTTTGTGGATATGACCAAAAGAAAGCTTGGCATGGCGGAGTTCCTGGATGATAGCCAGTTCACAAATGTAGAGTCGCTTTTGGTTGCTCTTGGTTGCAAGGAGTGTCTTTTACCCATGGAAAGTGGAAAGGCATCAGAATTGAAAAATCTTCATGAGGCATTGTCCAGATGTGGTGTCCTTTTGACTGAAAGAAAGAAATCTGAGTTCAAATCCAGGGATCTTGTGCAGGATCTCAGCAGGATCATAAGAGGTTCAATCGAACCTGTCCGTGATCTCCTCTCGGATTTTGAATTTGCTTTAGGTGCCCTTGGAGCATTATTGTCATATGCTGAATTGCTTGCTGATGACAGTAACTATGGAAATTATAGCATTCAAAAGTACAATCTAGATAGCTACATGAGATTAGACTCTGCTGCAATGAGGGCATTGAATGTTGTAGAGAATAAGACTGACTTAAACAAGAACTTCAGCTTGTTTGGTTTGATGAATAGAACATGCACTGCTGGGATGGGTAAAAGATTGCTTAATAGGTGGCTGAAACAACCATTGCTAGACGTTAACGAAATCAATTGTAGACTGGATTTGGTTCAGGCGTTTGTGGAGGATGCTGAGCTACGCCAAGGATTAAGGCAGCATCTGAAAAGGATTTCTGACGTTGAGCGTCTGACACATAATCTGAGGAAAAAAACAGCCAATTTACAGCCTGTCATAAAACTTTATCAG TCATGCATTAGAGTTCCATACATCAAAGGTGTACTTGAGCAGTATGAGGGGCAATTTTCTGATCTGATACAAAAGAAATACCTGGCTCCATTCGAATATTTGATGGGTGATGATCAATTGAACAAGTTCATTGCTTTGGTTGAAGTATCTGTTGATCTTGATCAACTTGAAAATGGAGAGTACATGATATCACCAGGGTATGATCCCAATTTGGCTGAGCTGAAAAATCAGCTGAGTGCAGTGGAGAAGCAGATACATAATTTACACAAGCAAACAGCAAATGATCTTGACCTTTCTCTTGATAAAGCTTTGAAGTTGGAAAAAGGTACACAATTTGGTCATGCCTTTAGGATCACAAAGAAAGAGGAGCAGAAGGTCAGGAAAAAGCTCAATGCTAATTTTATCATCCTTGAAACGCGAAAAGATGGAGTTAAATTTACAAACTCTAAGCTGAAGAAGTTAGGGGATCAATATCAAAAGTTGTTAAGTGAATATACAAGTTATCAGAAAGGGCTTGTTGCTCGAGTGGTTGATACTTCAGCTACATTCTCTGAG TTGTTTGAGACATTAGCTGGGATCCTGTCCGAGCTTGATGTGTTGCTAAGCTTTGCTGATCTTGCTATTAGCTGTCCTATAGCGTATGTGAGACCAGACGTCACCCCATCA GATAGAGGAGACATTATTCTTGAAGGAAGTAGGCATCCTTGTGTTGAAGCTCAAGATGGTGTGAATTTTATACCTAATGACTGTACTCTC GTGCGTGGGAAGAGCTGGTTTCAGATCATCACAGGTCCAAACATGGGTGGTAAATCAACATTTATTCGACAG GTTGGGGTGATTGCCTTGATGGCTCAAGTTGGATGTTTTGTTCCATGTGATAAGGCTTGTATTAGTGTACGAGATTGCATTTTCACACGAGTTGGGGCTGGTGATTGCCAA CTACGTGGTGTTTCCACTTTCATGCAAGAAATGCTTGAAACTGCTTCTATTTTGAATGGTGCCTCAGAGAAATCACTGATAATTATTGATGAGTTGGGCCGAGGAACATCAACTTATGATGGATTTG GTTTGGCTTGGGCTATTTGTGAACATCTTGTGGAGGTTACTCGTGCTCCAACTTTATTTGCTACTCACTTTCATGAATTGACTGCTTTAGCACATGGAGATACCCTTGGCGTGGCAAATTATCATGTTGCTGCACATATAGATCCATCAAGTCATAATTTGACCATGCTTTATAAG GTTGAGCCTGGTGCTTGTGATCAAAGTTTCGGCATCCATGTTGCAGAGTTTGCAAACTTTCCTGAGAGTGTTGTTGCCCTTGCTCGAAATAAAGCTGCAGAGTTGGAAGATTTTTCATGTACCACAACAGATGAG ATTGGATCGAAACGGAGACGGACATGTAGTCCTGAGGAAATGGAAAAAGGCGCAGCTCGAGCTCATCGATTCTTGCAAGATTTCACTGCATTGCCTTTAGATCAGCTTGACGAGAAGCAGGTTCGGCAATGTGTGAGCAAGCTGACCTCTGACCTGGAGAAAGATGCAGCTGAGTTTCCATGGCTACAACAGTTCTTCTGA
- the LOC120280727 gene encoding 60S ribosomal protein L37-3, producing MGKGTGSFGKRRNKTHTLCVRCGRRSFHLQKSRCSACGYPSARIRKYNWSMKAIRRKTTGTGRMRYLRHVPRRFKSNFREGTQATPRATAAAASASV from the exons ATG GGGAAGGGCACGGGAAGCTTCGGCAAGCGCCGGAACAAGACCCACACTCTCTGCGTCCGCTGCGGTCGTCGTAGCTTTCATCTCCAGAAGAGCCGCTGCTCTGCTTGTGGCTACCCATCCGCACGCATCCGCAAAT ATAACTGGAGCATGAAAGCGATCAGGAGGAAGACGACGGGGACTGGGAGGATGAGGTATCTCCGCCATGTTCCGCGTAGGTTTAAGAGCAACTTCCGTGAAG GTACTCAAGCAACTCCCAGGGCAACGGCTGCTGCTGCCAGTGCATCAGTCTAA
- the LOC120280972 gene encoding uncharacterized protein LOC120280972: MACVSLSFVSSSSEPSSSSSLQSLPLRTTTTSFISSKPFLPPLRSPSLRLRPPLQALLRKSIKPDDDETLEKFQENNAITDFMRFRTGDVSRAGGGGSGELQTAVVSYKKQFPWSLFQPFLQVDLVSTIHIADKKYFETLQKGLESYDCVLYEMVASRESLENRRNSKAAKRLKAARSRGFNVLGFIQRQMARILALDFQLDCLDYDGDKWLHADLDFETFKMLQDERGESFFTFARDMTLRSTKALVQSAAIREDLDPWRSKLLWASRVLPMPLVGLLIIGSVCSPLENQTTEYSELKALSELNIGAALKIFLAKRLTSEFTQITAAVEEKSVIIGERNRAATEALQRAIDSGYKRIAVLYGGGHMPDLGRRLREEFDMVPSQVHWITAWSIQNRILDNRSIPFLKTLAELSGWPLNRYQTLGLLIFSSVLAVDLWFWELFFGTMVHLASLAASEVDLLIHGIRFM, encoded by the exons atgGCATGCGTCTCTCTCTCCTTcgtctcctcctcctccgaaccctcctcctcatcctccctCCAATCCCTTCCTCTCCGCACCACCACAACCTCCTTCATCTCCTCCAAACCCTTCCTTCCTCCCCTCCGATCCCCTTCTCTACGACTTCGTCCTCCTCTCCAAGCGCTTCTCAGGAAATCCATCAAACCAGATGACGATGAGACCCTGGAGAAGTTCCAAGAGAACAACGCCATCACGGATTTCATGAGGTTTCGCACCGGCGATGTCTCCCGCGCCGGTGGTGGTGGCTCTGGCGAGCTGCAGACCGCTGTCGTTAGCTATAAGAAGCAGTTCCCTTGGTCGCTTTTCCAGCCTTTTCTTCAG GTGGATTTGGTTTCGACGATCCACATTGCCGATAAAAA ATACTTTGAGACATTACAGAAGGGTCTTGAATCATATGACTGTGTCCTTTATGAGATGGTTGCAAGCAGGGAGAGTTTAGAGAATAGGAGAAATTCAAAAGCTGCTAAAAGACTGAAAGCAGCACGCTCCAGGGGTTTTAATGTTCTTGGATTTATCCAGAGACAAATGGCCCGTATTCTTGCACTTGACTTCCAATTGGATTGTCTTGATTATGATGGCGATAAGTGGCTCCATGCGGACCTCGactttgaaacatttaaaatgcTCCAG GATGAAAGAGGTGAAAGTTTCTTCACATTTGCAAGAGACATGACGCTTAGATCTACGAAAGCCCTGGTGCAATCAGCTGCTATCCGTGAAGATCTCGATCCTTGGAGATCTAAGCTTCTTTGGGCTTCACGAGTGCTACCCATGCCTCTTGTTGGACTACTTATCATTGGAAGCGTATGTTCACCATTAGAAAACCAGACCACAGAATACTCTGAGTTAAAAGCACTTTCAGAGCTCAATATTGGAGCAGCTCTCAAGATTTTCTTGGCTAAGCGCCTTACTTCAGA GTTCACCCAGATAACTGCTGCTGTAGAGGAGAAATCAGTAATCATCGGGGAGAGAAACCGGGCTGCAACAGAAGCATTACAGAGAGCAATAGATAGCGGGTACAAAAGAATAGCTGTGCTCTACGGTGGCGGGCACATGCCTGACTTAGGAAGGCGATTACGAGAAGAGTTCGACATGGTACCCTCACAAGTACATTGGATAACAGCTTGGTCAATCCAAAACAGAATACTCGACAACCGCTCCATTCCGTTCCTGAAGACCCTAGCCGAGCTTTCAGGTTGGCCACTGAACAGATATCAAACCCTAGGTTTGTTGATTTTCTCTTCTGTGCTTGCAGTAGATCTATGGTTCTGGGAGCTCTTCTTCGGTACAATGGTGCATTTGGCTTCGTTGGCAGCATCGGAAGTTGATTTGCTCATTCATGGTATCAGATTTatgtga
- the LOC120281405 gene encoding kinesin-like protein KIN-7A, producing the protein MAAARTPGTPASKIERTPMSTPGGPRAKEEKIFVTVRVRPLSKKEQALKDQVAWDCVDDNTIVFKAPSQDRLSSSPFYTFDKVFGPTSLTETVYKEGAKDVALSALTGINATIFAYGQTSSGKTYTMRGITESAVNDIYKHIHNVSERHFTIKISALEIYNEVVRDLLKPDSGPLRLLDDPEKGTIVEKLEEEVAKDSQHLRHLIGICEAQRQVGETSLNDTSSRSHQIIRLTVESSLRENSGCVKSYVASLNFVDLAGSERASQTHADGARLKEGCHINRSLLTLTTVIRKLSAGKKSGHIPYRDSKLTRILQLSLGGNARTAIICTMSPALSHVEQSRNTLFFATRAKEVTNSAHVNMVVSDKQLVKQLQKEVARLEAELRTPELSGSSCSEALLKEKELKIKKMEMEMEELKRERDFAHSQLVELRKKVKEDHHETNPFASPRQVAKCLTFSDSSPQFGERTHGRVERARNTMRQSSTVPFMLVHEIRKLEHLQEQLGEEANRALEVLQKEVACHRLGNQDAAETIAKLQAEIREMQTVRSFDNKVDIAEALAGGNNTGTNLKDEITRLNSQGNTIANLEEKLENVQRSIDKLVMSLPSNLQSNEMTPKSSKGQPKKKKKLLPLVSSSGANRSNMIRGPCSPLSSSRKTLESEVENRAPEIDALSQETISGSEKVTPIKSEDGGDISSRDSTPCHRRSSSVNMRKMQKMFQTAAEENVRSIRSYVTELKERVAKLQYQKKLLVCQVLELEANEASGCDTVEEGEDISELQNSPASWHSIFKDQMQQIMLLWDACHVSIIHRTQFYLLFRGDPADQIYIEVELRRLTWLQQHFLEVGNESPAHVGDEPVVSLSSSMRALKHEREFLAKRLNSRLSEEERDRLYKKWQVPLEGKQRKLQLVNKLWTDPIDKAHIEESADIVARLVGFCEGGNISKEMFELNFAVPVSKKPWLLGWQPISNLLRL; encoded by the exons ATGGCAGCAGCTCGGACACCTGGTACACCGGCTTCAAAGATTGAAAGAACTCCAATGTCTACACCAGGAGGTCCCAGAGCAAAGGAGGAGAAAATCTTTGTAACTGTTCGTGTGAGGCCCCTTAGCAAGAAAGAGCAAGCACTTAAAGACCAAGTAGCATGGGATTGTGTTGATGACAATACCATTGTGTTTAAAGCACCATCTCAGGATCGCTTGAGTTCATCACCCTTTTATACATTTG ACAAAGTATTTGGACCTACTTCCTTAACTGAGACAGTTTACAAAGAAGGTGCCAAAGATGTTGCCTTATCAGCCCTGACAGGAATCAATG CTACCATTTTTGCTTATGGCCAGACTAGCAGCGGGAAAACATACACTATGAGAGGAATTACCGAGAGTGCTGTAAATGATATTTACAAGCACATCCATAAC GTATCTGAGAGGCACTTCACTATAAAAATATCTGCATTGGAGATTTACAATGAGGTAGTAAGAGACCTTTTAAAACCAGATTCTGGACCTCTCCGGCTATTAGATGACCCTGAG AAAGGGACAATTGTTGAGAAACTTGAAGAAGAAGTTGCAAAAGATAGTCAGCATCTGAGACATCTCATTGGCATTTGTGAAG CACAAAGGCAGGTTGGTGAAACTTCCTTGAATGATACAAGCTCTAGATCACACCAAATTATAAGGCTG ACAGTTGAAAGCAGCTTACGGGAGAACTCTGGCTGTGTGAAATCATATGTTGCTAGCCTG AATTTTGTGGATCTTGCAGGTAGTGAAAGAGCCTCACAAACTCATGCTGATGGTGCTAGGCTGAAAGAAGGCTGTCACATAAACCGTAGTTTGTTAACTCTCACAACTGTAATTAGAAAGCTCAG TGCAGGTAAGAAAAGTGGCCATATCCCGTACCGGGATTCAAAACTCACTCGTATATTGCAGCTGTCTCTTGGTGGAAATGCAAGGACAGCCATTATCTGCACCATGAGTCCGGCACTTAGCCATGTAGAACAATCTCGGAATACTCTCTTCTTTGCAACCCGTGCAAAGGAAGTCACTAATAGTGCACATGTGAATATG GTTGTATCAGACAAACAACTCGTCAAACAACTGCAGAAGGAAGTTGCGAGGCTTGAAGCAGAATTGCGCACCCCAGAGCTTTCTGGTTCTTCATGTTCAGAAGCTCTTCTCAAGGAGAAAGAACTAAAAATTAAGAAG atggagatggagatggaagAATTGAAGCGGgaaagagactttgcacattcCCAGCTGGTAGAACTACGAAAAAAGGTGAAGGAAGATCACCAT gaAACCAATCCATTTGCATCACCTCGCCAAGTGGCTAAATGCCTTACTTTTTCGGATTCATCACCTCAATTTGGGGAAAGGACACATGGCAGGGTCGAACGAGCAAGGAATACTATGAGGCAGTCATCAACTGTTCCATTTATGCTTGTTCATGAAATCCGCAAGCTTGAGCATTTACAGGAGCAGCTTGGTGAGGAAGCTAACAGGGCTCTGGAAGTACTACAGAAGGAGGTTGCTTGCCACCGACTTGGGAACCAAGATGCTGCAGAGACTATTGCTAAACTGCAAGCAGAGATCAGGGAGATGCAAACTGTCAGATCTTTTGACAACAAAGTTGACATTGCAGAAGCACTTGCTGGAGGTAACAACACTGGTACCAACTTGAAGGATGAAATTACAAGACTAAATTCACAAGGCAACACCATTGCTAATCTTGAGGAGAAACTGGAAAATGTCCAGAGATCCATCGACAAGCTTGTTATGTCTCTTCCAAGTAATCTTCAGTCAAATGAGATGACCCCAAAATCCTCTAAAGGccaaccaaagaagaagaagaagttactTCCCCTGGTCTCAAGCAGTGGTGCAAACCGAAGTAATATGATCAGAGGACCATGCTCTCCTCTCTCATCTTCTCGAAAGACTTTGGAATCAGAAGTGGAGAACAGAGCTCCAGAAATTGATGCTTTATCCCAGGAAACAATCTCAGGCTCTGAAAAGGTTACACCAATCAAAAGTGAAGACGGTGGAGACATCTCATCAAGAGATAGCACACCTTGTCACCGGCGTTCTAGTTCTGTGAACATGCGAAAAATGCAGAAGATGTTCCAGACTGCAGCAGAAGAAAATGTAAGGAGCATAAGATCATATGTCACTGAGCTGAAAGAACGGGTGGCCAAGCTGCAGTATCAAAAGAAACTCCTTGTGTGCCAG GTCTTGGAGTTAGAAGCAAATGAGGCTTCAGGTTGTGATACGGTGGAGGAGGGCGAAGACATCTCTGAGCTACAAAATTCTCCTGCATCATGGCATTCCATATTTAAGGATCAAATGCAGCAGATTATGCTATTGTGGGATGCTTGCCATGTGTCGATCATACACCGAACACAATTTTACTTGTTATTCAGAGGTGATCCTGCTGATCAGATATATATAGAAGTCGAACTTAGAAGATTGACTTGGCTTCAGCAACACTTTCTTGAGGTTGGAAATGAAAGTCCTGCACATGTTGGTGATGAGCCAGTTGTTTCTCTATCCTCAAG TATGAGAGCGCTAAAGCACGAGAGAGAGTTCCTTGCTAAAAGACTGAACTCAAGACTATCCGAAGAAGAGCGAGATAGGCTGTACAAGAAATGGCAAGTGCCACTTGAGGGGAAGCAGAGGAAGCTGCAACTGGTGAACAAGTTATGGACAGATCCAATTGACAAGGCACATATAGAAGAAAGTGCTGATATAGTGGCCAGGCTTGTGGGTTTCTGTGAAGGTGGAAACATCAGCAAAGAGATGTTTGAACTCAACTTTGCAGTGCCTGTGAGCAAGAAACCATGGCTATTGGGTTGGCAACCAATTTCCAACCTGCTGAGATTATAA